The Methanosarcinales archaeon genome has a segment encoding these proteins:
- a CDS encoding MarR family transcriptional regulator — MSSLEQIFGKTAQLLVLENLLDKRGKTTFLFGIAEETGLSHSSVSRVMEPLLKLGIVKEQKVGKAFRTFTLDVENELTKKLLKFYKDVNKIIE; from the coding sequence AGTTCATTAGAACAAATATTCGGGAAAACAGCTCAACTATTGGTTCTGGAAAATCTCCTGGATAAACGGGGCAAAACAACTTTTCTTTTTGGTATAGCAGAAGAGACAGGTCTATCCCACTCAAGCGTGTCAAGGGTCATGGAACCGCTTCTTAAGCTTGGTATTGTAAAAGAACAAAAGGTGGGTAAAGCGTTCAGAACGTTCACTCTTGATGTAGAGAATGAACTTACCAAGAAATTATTGAAATTCTACAAGGATGTAAATAAAATTATTGAATAA